A part of Sinorhizobium chiapasense genomic DNA contains:
- a CDS encoding Na/Pi cotransporter family protein has protein sequence MQSTIVMVKLFGAVALLLFGLSLVKDGVTRAFGSRLRTGLAQGTSGAVRSFVTGLVATLALQSSTATALMTASFVERGLVRARMAQIVLLGANVGTAMTAWIVAIGIGWLSPAIILAGVVVHRMSRSSARQGAGFALVGIGLMLLSLDLLSAATEPMRESRALAAFLGMLDSAWPVALIISAGLAFASSSSLAIVMLVLSLSSAGVLSAGLTVALVLGANLGGAIPPVIATLGSAPPARRVTLGNLVVRGMGCLVALPIAGIGADWLQHLPLPRQNLPVDIHLLFNLVVAIVAWPFAGLLARVMSRFVPDEEAGETGPRYLDEATLDTPVMALSGATREVLRVGDLVEAMLTRASNAFNNNDLGELHDIAKMEKQVDLLQQEVKIFLSRLGRDGLGAEDGRRSIVIIDYAINLEHMGDIIEKGLCEQIGKKVTNGLKFSEDGYQELKSLFNLTIDNLRIAQSIFVSRNADLARHLVEVKVDVRHMEKRSAERHLERLRDGLLQSLQTSSLHLDMLRDLKRINAHIASVAYPILEESGLLTESRLRPEA, from the coding sequence ATGCAGTCAACGATCGTGATGGTCAAATTGTTCGGTGCGGTGGCGCTGCTTTTATTCGGCCTGTCGCTCGTCAAGGACGGGGTCACGCGTGCATTCGGATCGAGGCTGCGCACCGGTCTCGCACAGGGAACGAGCGGCGCGGTTCGTTCTTTTGTGACAGGCCTGGTCGCGACCCTTGCACTGCAGAGTTCGACGGCCACGGCCTTGATGACGGCGTCCTTCGTGGAGAGGGGGCTGGTGCGCGCGCGAATGGCGCAGATCGTGCTTTTGGGTGCCAACGTCGGCACGGCGATGACGGCCTGGATCGTTGCCATCGGGATCGGGTGGCTGTCGCCGGCAATTATTCTCGCGGGCGTCGTTGTGCACCGGATGAGTCGGTCGAGTGCGCGTCAGGGTGCCGGCTTCGCCCTTGTCGGCATCGGTTTGATGCTGCTGTCGCTCGACTTGCTTTCAGCGGCAACGGAACCGATGCGCGAATCTCGCGCGCTCGCGGCGTTTCTCGGCATGCTCGACAGCGCCTGGCCGGTTGCCCTGATCATCTCGGCAGGCCTGGCCTTCGCGTCATCGTCCAGTCTGGCGATCGTGATGCTTGTGCTTTCCCTCTCGTCTGCCGGAGTGCTTTCCGCGGGACTGACCGTCGCATTGGTGCTTGGCGCCAATCTCGGGGGAGCGATCCCGCCGGTTATTGCCACCCTCGGTTCGGCACCCCCTGCGCGCCGTGTCACGCTTGGCAACCTCGTCGTGCGCGGCATGGGCTGCCTCGTTGCGCTTCCGATCGCAGGGATCGGCGCTGACTGGCTGCAGCATCTGCCTTTGCCGCGGCAGAACCTGCCGGTCGACATCCATCTCCTCTTCAATCTCGTTGTCGCGATTGTCGCCTGGCCGTTCGCAGGGTTGCTCGCACGCGTGATGAGCCGGTTCGTTCCCGACGAAGAAGCTGGGGAGACGGGGCCGCGTTATCTCGACGAAGCGACGCTCGACACCCCCGTGATGGCGCTTTCCGGGGCGACGCGCGAAGTGTTGCGTGTCGGGGATCTGGTCGAGGCGATGCTGACGCGCGCATCGAATGCCTTCAACAACAACGACCTCGGTGAGCTGCATGACATCGCGAAAATGGAGAAGCAGGTCGATCTCCTCCAGCAAGAGGTGAAGATATTCCTGTCCCGGCTCGGGCGCGACGGACTCGGTGCCGAGGACGGTCGTCGTTCGATCGTCATCATCGACTATGCGATCAATCTCGAGCACATGGGCGACATCATCGAAAAAGGCCTCTGCGAGCAGATCGGCAAGAAAGTCACCAACGGATTGAAGTTCTCCGAAGACGGCTATCAGGAGCTGAAAAGCCTGTTCAACCTGACGATCGACAACCTACGCATCGCGCAGTCGATCTTCGTCAGCCGCAATGCAGACCTCGCTCGCCACCTGGTCGAGGTCAAGGTCGACGTCCGCCATATGGAAAAACGCTCGGCAGAGCGGCATCTCGAGCGCCTACGCGACGGCCTGCTTCAGAGCCTGCAGACGAGTTCGCTGCATCTCGACATGTTGAGGGACCTGAAGCGCATCAACGCTCACATAGCGTCTGTGGCCTACCCCATTCTCGAAGAAAGCGGTCTTTTGACGGAAAGCAGGCTGCGTCCGGAGGCTTGA
- the glmU gene encoding bifunctional UDP-N-acetylglucosamine diphosphorylase/glucosamine-1-phosphate N-acetyltransferase GlmU, producing the protein MERTCLAIILAAGESTRMKSSVSKVLHPVAGRPMIAHVVDALASASISDVALVVGRDADAVSAAAQKAGVTVASFLQKERLGTGHAVLAAREAIARGYDDILVVFGDTPLVTAEPLKAAREGLAEGNDVVVIGFEAADPTGYGRLIIEDGALVAIREHRDASEAERRITYCNGGLMAINGRTALDLLGRIGNANVKGEYYLTDLVEIVRTIGGRAVAVEAPEEELTGCNTRAELAYIERLWQQRRRYELMLSGVSMIAPETVFLSWDTELSQDVLVEPNVVFGPGVSVESGAIIHAFSHLEGAFVRAGATVGPFARLRPGAELGPNSKVGNFCEVKKAEIGAGAKVNHLTYIGDAFVGAGSNIGAGTITCNYDGVNKHVTRIGENAFVGSNSSLVAPVAIGDGALVASGSVITEDVPADAVAFGRARQDIKPGRARILRERYEAEKAAKKKAKAAE; encoded by the coding sequence ATGGAACGGACGTGCCTGGCAATCATCCTGGCGGCTGGAGAGAGCACGCGGATGAAATCGTCCGTATCGAAGGTGCTGCATCCTGTAGCGGGAAGGCCGATGATCGCCCACGTCGTCGACGCGCTCGCCAGCGCCTCGATCTCGGATGTGGCGCTCGTCGTCGGCCGCGATGCCGATGCCGTTTCCGCTGCCGCCCAGAAAGCCGGCGTTACCGTGGCCTCGTTTCTGCAAAAGGAGCGGCTTGGCACCGGCCACGCCGTGCTTGCGGCTCGCGAGGCCATCGCCAGGGGTTATGACGACATTCTAGTCGTCTTCGGTGACACACCGCTCGTCACGGCAGAGCCGCTCAAGGCGGCACGTGAGGGGCTCGCTGAAGGCAACGACGTGGTCGTCATTGGGTTCGAGGCTGCCGACCCGACCGGTTACGGGCGCCTGATCATCGAGGATGGAGCCCTGGTCGCGATCCGTGAGCACAGGGATGCTTCCGAGGCGGAGCGTCGGATCACCTATTGCAATGGCGGGTTGATGGCCATAAACGGCCGTACCGCCCTCGACCTACTTGGTCGCATCGGCAATGCCAACGTCAAGGGCGAATACTATCTGACCGACCTCGTTGAGATCGTTCGCACCATCGGGGGCAGGGCAGTCGCTGTCGAAGCGCCCGAGGAGGAATTAACCGGCTGCAACACGCGGGCGGAACTCGCTTATATCGAGCGTCTCTGGCAGCAGCGCCGACGGTACGAACTGATGCTTTCAGGCGTGTCGATGATCGCGCCGGAAACGGTTTTCCTATCATGGGATACCGAGCTTTCTCAGGATGTCCTGGTGGAGCCGAACGTCGTCTTCGGCCCCGGTGTGAGCGTTGAGAGCGGGGCCATTATCCACGCCTTCTCGCATCTCGAGGGCGCGTTTGTCCGCGCTGGCGCGACCGTCGGCCCGTTTGCGCGCCTTCGTCCCGGCGCCGAACTCGGCCCAAACTCGAAGGTCGGCAATTTTTGCGAGGTGAAGAAGGCTGAGATCGGTGCCGGCGCCAAGGTCAACCATCTGACCTATATCGGCGATGCCTTCGTCGGTGCCGGATCGAACATTGGAGCGGGAACTATCACCTGCAACTATGACGGGGTGAACAAGCATGTGACCCGCATCGGCGAGAATGCCTTTGTAGGCTCGAACTCGTCGCTTGTGGCTCCCGTCGCGATCGGCGATGGCGCGCTTGTTGCGTCCGGCAGCGTCATTACCGAGGACGTTCCCGCGGACG